A section of the Hemitrygon akajei unplaced genomic scaffold, sHemAka1.3 Scf000104, whole genome shotgun sequence genome encodes:
- the LOC140723201 gene encoding uncharacterized protein has product MAHQRVYTGEWPFTCSDCGKGFTCSSKLKLHQRVHTGQRPFTCSVCGKRFTQSSHLQRHQSVHTGERPFTCSDCGKGFTCSSELKLHQKFHSGVRPFTCSVCGKGFTLSSQLLRHQSVHTRERPFICSDCGKGFIESSSLQRHQSVHTGKWRFSCSDCGKGFNRSSHLQTHQSAHTGKWPFTCSDCGKGFNRSSHLLRHQSAHTGKWPFTCSDCGKGFIWSSTLKAHQRVHTRERTFTCSECGKGFIRSSTLKVHQRVHTGERLFTCSDCGKGFIRSSDLLAHQSVHTGESPFTCSDCGKGFTRSSELKAHQSVHTGERPFTCSDCGKGFTRSSQLKVHQKIHTDERPFTCSDCGKAFSRSSDLIAHQSVHTGEWPFTCSDCGKGFTQSSTHKAHQRVHTGKRPFSCSDCGKGFTCSSQLKVHQRVHTGERPFTCSDCGKGFTCTSQLKVHQRVHTGVRPFTCSDCGKRFTCSSYLKVHQRVHTGERPFTCSQCGKGFTGSSQLQRHHQVHTGEKRFTCSDCGKRFSQSSHLQTHQSTHTGKWPFTCSDCGKGFSHSSQLKAHQPVHTGERPFTCSDCGKGFTQSSHLRRHQRLHTGEKPFTCSECGKGFTRSSELLAHQSVHTGERPFTCSDCGKGFTRSSNLLKHQRVHTR; this is encoded by the coding sequence atggctcaccagcgagtttacaccggggagtggccgttcacctgctcggactgtgggaagggattcacttgttcatctaaactgaagttacatcagcgagttcacactggacagaggccgtttacctgctcagtgtgtgggaagcgattcactcagtcatctcacctacagagacaccagtcagttcacactggggagaggccgttcacctgctcagactgtgggaagggattcacttgctcatctgaaCTGAAGCTACATCAGAAATTTCACTCGGGggtgaggccattcacctgctcagtctgtgggaagggattcactttgtcatctcagctactgagacaccagtcagttcacaccagaGAGAGGCCAtttatctgctcagactgtgggaagggattcattgaaTCATCCTCCCTCCAGAGACACCAGTCCGTTCACACTGGGAAGTGGCGGTTcagctgttcagactgtgggaagggattcaatcggtcatctcacctacagacacaccagtcagCCCACACAGGGAaatggccgttcacctgctcagactgtgggaagggattcaatcggtcatctcacctactgagacaccagtcagcccACACAGGGAaatggccgttcacctgctcagactgtgggaagggattcatttggtCATCCACCTTAAaggcacatcagcgagttcacaccagggagaggacattcacctgctcagagtgtgggaagggattcattcggtcatcgaccctaaaggtacatcagcgagttcacactggggagaggctgttcacctgctcagactgtgggaagggattcattcggtcatccgacctacttgcacaccagtcagttcacactggagagagtccgttcacttgctcagactgtgggaagggattcactcgctcatctgaactgaaggcacaccagtcagttcacaccggagagaggccgttcacctgctccgactgtgggaagggattcactcggtcatcacaactgaaggtacatcagaaaATTCACACTgacgagaggccgttcacctgctcagactgcgggaaggcattcagtcggtcatctgacctaattgcacaccagtcagttcatactggggagtggccattcacctgctcagactgtgggaaaggattcactcagtcatccacacataaggcacaccagcgagttcacactgggaagcggccgttctcctgctcggactgtgggaagggattcacttgctcatcccaactgaaggtacatcagcgagttcacactggggagagaccattcacctgctcggactgtgggaagggattcacttgcacatcccaactgaaggtacatcagcgagttcacactggggtgaggccattcacttgctcagactgtgggaagcgattcacttgctcatcctatctgaaggtacatcagagagttcacactggggaaaggccgttcacctgctcacagTGTGGCAAAGGATTCACCGgatcatcccaactacagagacaccatcaagttcacactggggagaagcggtttacctgctcagactgtggaaagagattcagtcagtcatctcacctacagacacaccagtcaACTCACACAGGGaaatggccattcacctgctcagactgtgggaagggattctctcactcatctcaactgaaggcacATCagccagttcacactggggagaggccattcacctgctcagactgtgggaaaggattcactcagtcatcccacctacggagacaccagcgacttcacactggggagaagccgttcacctgctcagagtgtgggaaaggattcactcggtcatccgaacTACTTGCccaccagtcagttcatactggggagaggccattcacttgctcagactgtgggaagggattcactcggtcatccaatctactgaaacaccagcgagttcacactaggtAG